CGACTGGTGTTCTCCACGGGGCCGATGCAGGCCGCCCAAATGAGTTTCACCGGGCGGATGAACTGCACCGGCGTTTCGCCGCTAACCGACGGCCTGCTCTCCTCGAACGCTGGCGGGTTCATGTCCCGGAACTTCGCCGATACGGGATACAGCGCCGTCGAACTCACCGGTGCGAGCGACGAACTCGTCATCGTCCACGTCCGCGACGACGGCGTCGAGTTCGAAGCCGTCCCCGACCTCGTCGGAGCGACCGTCCCGGAGACGCTGGACTATCTCGACGCCGAGCACGGCATCGAGTCGGACCAGACGGCGGTCATCGGCCCTGCTGGTGAAAACCGGGTCCGGTTCGCGTCCATCATGACCAGCGAAGAGCGGGCGTTCGGGCGCGGCGGTCTCGGCGCGGTCATGGGCGCGAAAAACATCAAGGGAATCACGTTTGCGGGCGATTCCCCACCGGACATCGAGGTCCCGCCAATACAGACCGACATCCATCGCGAGGCCGCGACGTCGGACCACATCATGAAACGGCAGGGAACCGTCTCCGTGATGGACTTAGCGAACGAAGTCAACGGGCTCCCCTCCTACTACTTCTCGGAGCAGACGTTCGCCGGCGTTGAGGGCATCAACGGTGATGCCGTCGAATCGAAGAAGTACAAGAAAGGGACCTGTTCGGCGTGTGCCTTCGCCTGCAAGCTCCCGACGCGGGACGAGGCGCGTGGCGTCGAGACTGAAGGCCCCGAGTTCGAGGTGGCGATGGCCTTCGGGTCGAACGCCGGCGTCGACGACATCGTGGACGTGATGCAATCCAACGGACTGTGTGACCGCCTCGGGCTGGACGCTATCTCTGCGGGCAACACGGTCGCGGCCTACCTCGACAGCGAGGACGCCTTTGGCGACACCGAGCTGATTCACGAGACTGTCGAGAAAATCGCCTACCGCGACGGTATCGGCGACACGCTCGCGGAGGGCATCGACCGCTGTCACGACGACCTCGGTGTCGAGAACTGGACGGTCAAGGGGATGGATTTCGCCGCCCACGAGGGCCGTGTCCTCCACGGGCAGGGACTCTCGTATGCCGTCGCCAACCGCGGCGCTGACCACATGTACGCGACCTTCTACTCCGTCGAATATCCCCTCGTCTCCGACGACCAAGCGGTTGCTCCGGAGGGGACACTCGGGAAAGCCGACGTACTGGTCGAGCGGGAGAACCTGATGGCGCTGAACGACAGCGGCGTCGTCTGCAAGTTCTCGCGGGACTTCATGACGCCCGAGCGCTACGAACAGCTCTTCGATGCCGACTTCGAGGACCTGCTGACCGTCGGCGCTCGCACCGTGACACTCGAACGCCACTTCAACAACCAGCGTGGCTTCGACCGGACCGACGACGCGCTCCCGTACGATCTCCCGTCGTTCGAGGCAGCGCTCGACGAGTACTACGACGCGCGTGGCTGGGCCGACGACGGCACGGTTCCCGAGAGTTCGCTTCCGGTGTAGTCGCGGTATCGCGTTTGACACGGGATCCGCCTGACGGGCTCTGCATGGGGATTAAACGGCGTTCCGGTCGAATACCGCCGGAGGCGACCGCGGGGCACAGAACGGCGGGCTGTAGTCTTCGTACTCGTCCATCTCTTCCAGATCGCCGGTCGTCGAAACGACGCTCCACTGGGGAGTCCGATCAGGCCGACTCCGTATCGGATGGGGCCGATTCTGTGCCGACAGCGCTCTCCGAATCTGTCGCTTCGGTGTTACAAGGAAGCGTGGCCGCCAGCCGCTTGGCGACCATCGGACTGACCAGACCGGCCAGTTCCATCGCTTCCGTCTCGTGGTCGTCGAGATCTAGCACGCCCCGGAAGAACCACGAGACAGTCACGTACGTCTCGTGCAGCTCCGAAGCCTCCTCGTGTCCTGCTTCGGTCAGTGTCACTCCGTCGTAGGGCTCGTAGGAGACCAGCCCCTGCGCTGCGAGCCGCTGACACATCTCCGTCACCGCCGCCGGAGATCTGTCGAGCATCTCCCCCAGATTCCCTGGTGCGACGGGCGGTTCGTCCCGGTGCTGGGCGATGTAGATGGCCAGCAGGTACTCCGGTGCCGTGCTCATCGCTCTGATGAATCCCTTCCGCCCCCGTCGCTTGCTGTGAGCGTCTCGGTCGTTGACTCCCCTTTCGACCGCTCGCTGGACCCGAAGACCACTGCGTAGGCCCACGCCCACAGTCGAGCGCGTGACCGCTGCGGACGTTTACCCATCGTCTGGTCCCCCCGGAATCTCGCTATCGCTGTCGCCACTCGTTAGGCAGACGCCCCCGGTAGTGACTGCGGGGCACGGGCGGTCGGGCACCTGACCGTCGCTGAGAGCTGGAGACGTGGTCCGACACACACGCCGGCACCACGTGGAAGCTGTCGATAGGGCCCTCGACAATCCGAAACGGTCAGCCGTCGATTCTCGGCGTGGCCCTCGCCGCGTTTGTGTCCCGCACTCCGTACCGTCGTCTGCCATATTTTTTAGGCATACCTAACAATATAAAACGTCTGCGATTTTTAGGACAGCCTAATTCAATCCCCGGAGCGGCGACAGATCGGGAACAGTCGAAAACCCCTGACGAGTCCGTCGCACAGCACTTGGGCCCGCTACCGGGGAACTGAGATCCTTGATCACGCTGTCTCGAACCGACTCAGT
The Haloarcula sp. CBA1129 genome window above contains:
- a CDS encoding metal-dependent transcriptional regulator, coding for MSTAPEYLLAIYIAQHRDEPPVAPGNLGEMLDRSPAAVTEMCQRLAAQGLVSYEPYDGVTLTEAGHEEASELHETYVTVSWFFRGVLDLDDHETEAMELAGLVSPMVAKRLAATLPCNTEATDSESAVGTESAPSDTESA
- a CDS encoding aldehyde ferredoxin oxidoreductase family protein, with the protein product MIHSAGPLLTVDLTAGETNTEEIEGILEQYLGGRGVGTRLAHERIPFDVDPLGAENRLVFSTGPMQAAQMSFTGRMNCTGVSPLTDGLLSSNAGGFMSRNFADTGYSAVELTGASDELVIVHVRDDGVEFEAVPDLVGATVPETLDYLDAEHGIESDQTAVIGPAGENRVRFASIMTSEERAFGRGGLGAVMGAKNIKGITFAGDSPPDIEVPPIQTDIHREAATSDHIMKRQGTVSVMDLANEVNGLPSYYFSEQTFAGVEGINGDAVESKKYKKGTCSACAFACKLPTRDEARGVETEGPEFEVAMAFGSNAGVDDIVDVMQSNGLCDRLGLDAISAGNTVAAYLDSEDAFGDTELIHETVEKIAYRDGIGDTLAEGIDRCHDDLGVENWTVKGMDFAAHEGRVLHGQGLSYAVANRGADHMYATFYSVEYPLVSDDQAVAPEGTLGKADVLVERENLMALNDSGVVCKFSRDFMTPERYEQLFDADFEDLLTVGARTVTLERHFNNQRGFDRTDDALPYDLPSFEAALDEYYDARGWADDGTVPESSLPV